A section of the Sphingomonas sp. LT1P40 genome encodes:
- a CDS encoding prephenate dehydrogenase/arogenate dehydrogenase family protein, with protein sequence MKRFGIIGFGRFGQLAARHLRDHFAVTVTDAADIAATADALGVASGTVPDAADCDIVMLAVPVQSMAAIIAQIAPLVRPGTLVVDVASVKMLPARWMAEALPESVDIVATHPLFGPQSARAGLVGQPLVVCPVRGESHHKVAAFGRKLGLAVSLTTAEEHDREMAYVQALTHLIGRTLENIRIPDEELKTNSYQHLLELCALIRDDSKELFFAIQNLNPFAQEITTQFIAEANGLLAESVAAGNRSAAD encoded by the coding sequence ATGAAGCGGTTCGGCATTATCGGGTTCGGGCGTTTCGGGCAGCTGGCTGCGCGGCATTTGCGCGATCATTTCGCGGTGACCGTGACTGATGCGGCGGATATTGCGGCGACGGCGGACGCATTGGGTGTCGCGTCAGGCACCGTCCCCGACGCCGCCGACTGCGATATCGTCATGCTCGCCGTGCCGGTCCAGTCGATGGCCGCGATCATCGCCCAGATCGCGCCTTTGGTGCGTCCCGGCACGCTGGTGGTGGATGTCGCGTCGGTGAAGATGTTGCCCGCACGCTGGATGGCCGAGGCGCTGCCGGAGAGTGTCGATATCGTCGCCACCCACCCGCTGTTCGGCCCGCAGAGCGCGCGGGCTGGGCTGGTGGGGCAGCCGCTGGTCGTGTGCCCGGTACGCGGGGAATCGCATCACAAGGTCGCGGCGTTCGGGCGCAAGCTGGGTCTCGCCGTGTCGCTGACGACCGCCGAGGAGCATGACCGCGAGATGGCCTATGTCCAGGCGCTGACCCATCTGATCGGCCGCACGCTGGAGAATATCCGGATTCCGGACGAGGAGCTGAAAACCAACAGCTACCAGCATCTGCTGGAGCTGTGCGCGCTGATCCGCGACGACAGCAAGGAACTGTTCTTCGCAATCCAGAATTTGAACCCGTTCGCGCAGGAAATCACCACGCAGTTTATCGCAGAGGCGAACGGATTGCTGGCGGAGAGCGTCGCAGCGGGCAATCGCAGCGCTGCCGACTAG